The Streptomyces sp. NBC_01775 genome includes a region encoding these proteins:
- a CDS encoding ATP-binding protein, with protein sequence MYAAPARRDPVPAAPALDGSAACQDWQLSFPARKGHVARVRALFTRWLEGRREPTVPLSVAESAVLLLSELAANAVVHADCPTGSGLVCRAALAPATGPGASGGGLLRIEVHDQAEGERVPRPRYGDAEEESGRGLCIVAALAGEWGVRRSPLTRGNAVWATLPLPVEFGQ encoded by the coding sequence GTGTACGCCGCCCCCGCTCGCCGGGACCCAGTACCCGCCGCCCCCGCCCTGGACGGCTCGGCCGCGTGCCAGGACTGGCAGCTCAGCTTCCCCGCCCGCAAGGGGCACGTCGCGCGGGTGCGCGCCCTGTTCACGCGGTGGCTGGAGGGCCGGCGCGAGCCGACGGTGCCCCTGAGTGTTGCCGAGAGCGCCGTCCTGCTCCTCTCGGAGCTGGCCGCCAATGCCGTCGTCCACGCGGACTGCCCGACCGGCTCCGGCCTCGTGTGCCGCGCGGCCCTCGCTCCGGCCACCGGTCCGGGAGCATCCGGCGGTGGCCTCTTGCGCATAGAGGTGCACGACCAGGCCGAGGGCGAAAGAGTGCCGCGCCCCCGGTACGGCGACGCCGAAGAGGAGAGCGGGCGCGGGCTGTGCATCGTGGCGGCACTGGCGGGCGAGTGGGGCGTACGCCGCTCCCCGCTCACGCGCGGCAACGCGGTGTGGGCGACGCTTCCGTTGCCCGTCGAATTCGGCCAGTGA
- a CDS encoding TAXI family TRAP transporter solute-binding subunit has translation MVSTRSLLKAPHPVRPPGAGDRLRPGQRRALWAAGAMVVVCGLLTWWLVPPSPPSPGGRVTFGTGVRTGVYERYGTLLKQRLSRDLPDVDLRLRRSQGSVQNVERVATGESDFTITASDALATYKAAGGKYASRIRACARLYDDYMQLVVPRDSPVRSAKDLKGLRVGVGERRSGVSLVTGRLLEAAGLDMDRDVDAVREGIDRMPRLLTEGKLDAFFWSGGLPTTAVERLADRTDIRLVQLGDLVPRLHEIEPETRYYRAAVMAPDAYPTVQRGQSVKTVAIANLLVTTDRTDPALTEGITRSVIKSRDQIGREVHAAQKVDLRTAIYTDPVPLHEGARRYYRSVKP, from the coding sequence ATGGTCAGCACGCGTTCCCTCCTGAAGGCGCCTCATCCGGTGCGGCCTCCCGGCGCGGGTGACCGGCTCCGTCCGGGGCAGCGCCGTGCCCTGTGGGCGGCGGGAGCCATGGTGGTGGTGTGCGGGCTGCTGACCTGGTGGCTGGTGCCGCCCTCCCCGCCCTCGCCCGGCGGGCGGGTCACCTTCGGCACCGGTGTCCGCACCGGCGTGTACGAGCGTTACGGCACGCTTCTGAAGCAGCGCCTCTCACGCGACCTGCCGGATGTCGACCTGCGACTGCGGCGCAGCCAAGGCTCGGTCCAGAACGTGGAGCGCGTGGCCACAGGGGAGTCGGACTTCACCATCACGGCATCCGACGCGCTGGCCACCTACAAGGCCGCGGGCGGCAAATACGCCTCCCGTATCCGGGCGTGCGCGCGGCTGTACGACGACTACATGCAGCTGGTCGTTCCCAGGGACTCTCCGGTGCGCAGCGCCAAGGACCTCAAGGGCCTGCGGGTGGGGGTCGGCGAGCGGCGCTCAGGGGTCTCGCTGGTGACGGGACGGCTGCTGGAGGCCGCTGGGCTGGACATGGACCGGGATGTGGACGCCGTGCGCGAAGGCATCGACCGGATGCCGCGACTTTTGACCGAGGGCAAGCTGGACGCCTTCTTCTGGTCCGGCGGCCTGCCCACGACGGCGGTCGAGCGGCTGGCCGACCGCACCGACATCCGCCTGGTGCAGCTCGGCGACCTGGTGCCGCGGCTGCACGAGATCGAGCCGGAGACGCGCTATTACCGGGCGGCGGTGATGGCACCGGACGCGTACCCCACGGTGCAGCGCGGCCAGTCGGTCAAGACGGTGGCGATCGCCAACCTGCTGGTGACGACGGACCGCACGGATCCGGCGCTCACGGAGGGCATCACGCGTTCGGTCATCAAGAGCAGGGATCAGATCGGTCGCGAGGTGCACGCGGCGCAGAAGGTGGACCTGCGCACCGCCATCTACACCGACCCGGTCCCGCTGCACGAGGGAGCGCGCCGCTACTACCGCTCGGTCAAGCC
- a CDS encoding helix-turn-helix domain-containing protein encodes MVLAKRLRQLREQAGVSQEEAASALDVSFATLWRMEGAKTALRTLYLRSLLQYYGVPGKESEEFLRLAKKAEEPGWWHSFRDAAPDWFGVYLSLESGARMIAVYEPHYVSGLLQTPEYARAMLRVGFPHESEEKIERRVGLRMERQHILRREDPPTLWLALDETALRRTVGGPAIMRAQIDVLLEAVEQQHIALRVLPLSVGPHPAAGGHYSYLRFAEPEIPDTVYVENLTNAHYLQERRDIEPYLEAHTRSAAMASEAVPDVGRWLRALREEYA; translated from the coding sequence ATGGTCCTCGCGAAACGGCTGCGGCAACTTCGTGAGCAGGCGGGCGTCTCCCAGGAGGAAGCCGCTTCCGCCCTGGATGTCAGTTTTGCAACGCTTTGGCGGATGGAGGGCGCCAAGACCGCGCTGCGCACGCTCTACCTGCGCTCGCTGCTCCAGTACTACGGCGTGCCCGGCAAGGAGAGCGAGGAATTCCTGCGGCTCGCCAAGAAGGCGGAGGAGCCGGGCTGGTGGCACTCCTTCCGGGACGCGGCGCCCGACTGGTTCGGCGTCTACCTCAGCCTCGAGAGCGGGGCCCGGATGATCGCCGTATATGAACCGCACTATGTCTCGGGCCTGTTGCAGACGCCGGAATACGCCCGCGCCATGCTGCGCGTCGGATTCCCCCACGAGTCCGAGGAGAAGATCGAACGCCGCGTCGGGCTGCGAATGGAGCGCCAGCACATCCTGAGACGCGAGGACCCGCCCACGCTGTGGCTGGCACTGGATGAGACCGCGCTGCGCCGGACCGTCGGCGGTCCCGCCATCATGCGTGCCCAGATCGACGTGCTCCTGGAGGCCGTCGAGCAGCAGCACATCGCGCTGCGCGTCCTGCCGCTGAGCGTGGGCCCGCACCCGGCCGCCGGCGGCCACTACAGCTACCTGCGCTTCGCCGAGCCCGAGATACCGGACACGGTCTACGTCGAGAACCTCACCAACGCGCACTACCTCCAGGAGAGACGGGACATCGAGCCCTATCTGGAGGCCCATACGCGATCGGCGGCCATGGCCTCCGAAGCCGTTCCCGATGTCGGCCGCTGGCTGAGGGCGCTGCGCGAGGAGTACGCGTGA
- a CDS encoding SAM-dependent methyltransferase, translating into MTGDPAASRSIDTSRPHGARIYDYLLGGKTYFDVDVQAGEDLLKVLPTARSVTRTNRDFMARVTRTLAAEYGVRQFLDIGTGIPTEPNLHQVAQRVAPECRVVYTDNDPIVLEHARALMRGDAQGRTAYLPADVRDPDRILRSEAVRRVLDFERPVALSLLALLHFLPDGDGPYEIVTRLRDALPPGSFLVLSHCTADFAPEAMAEGVRIYHERGMHTQVRTEAEIRRFFGDAAFLEPGLVMPHQWRPDPDTEVLTPAESSFYAGVARTP; encoded by the coding sequence ATGACCGGCGACCCCGCGGCCTCCCGTTCCATCGACACCAGCCGCCCTCACGGCGCCCGGATCTACGACTATCTCCTGGGCGGAAAGACCTACTTCGACGTGGACGTGCAGGCGGGCGAGGACCTGCTGAAGGTCCTCCCGACCGCCCGGAGCGTGACGCGCACCAACCGCGACTTCATGGCCCGCGTCACCCGGACCCTGGCGGCGGAGTACGGCGTACGGCAGTTCCTGGACATCGGCACCGGCATCCCCACCGAGCCCAACCTCCACCAGGTCGCGCAGCGGGTGGCGCCCGAGTGCAGGGTCGTCTACACGGACAACGACCCGATCGTGCTGGAGCACGCGCGCGCCCTGATGCGCGGCGACGCCCAGGGCCGCACGGCGTATCTGCCGGCGGACGTGCGCGATCCGGACCGGATATTGCGCTCGGAGGCCGTCCGGAGGGTGCTCGATTTCGAGCGGCCGGTCGCGCTGTCGCTGCTCGCGCTGCTGCACTTCCTGCCGGACGGGGACGGCCCCTACGAGATCGTCACACGGCTGCGGGATGCCCTGCCGCCGGGCAGCTTCCTCGTCCTGTCGCACTGCACCGCGGACTTCGCCCCCGAGGCCATGGCGGAGGGCGTAAGGATCTACCACGAGCGGGGTATGCACACCCAGGTGCGGACAGAAGCGGAGATACGCCGCTTCTTCGGCGACGCGGCGTTCCTGGAGCCCGGGCTGGTCATGCCGCACCAATGGCGCCCGGACCCGGACACGGAGGTGCTCACGCCCGCGGAGTCGTCCTTCTACGCCGGGGTCGCGCGCACGCCGTGA
- the miaB gene encoding tRNA (N6-isopentenyl adenosine(37)-C2)-methylthiotransferase MiaB — protein MSSSDRSQAVGVKGTYEVRTFGCQMNVHDSERMAGLLENAGYVPAPKGAEAADVVVFNTCAVRENADNRLYGNLGQLAPKKAARPGMQIAVGGCLAQKDRDTIVKKAPWVDVVFGTHNVGKLPVLLERARVQEEAQVEIADSLEAFPSTLPTRRESAYAAWVSVSVGCNNTCTFCIVPQLRGKEKDRRPGDILAEIEALVDEGVSEITLLGQNVNAYGSDIGDSEAFSKLLRACGRIEGLERVRFTSPHPRDFTDDVIAAMAETPNVMPQLHMPLQSGSSRVLKAMRRSYRQERYLGIIEKVRAAIPEAALSTDIIVGFPGETEADFEETLHVVREARFAQAFTFQYSKRPGTPAAEMDGQIPKAVVQERYERLVALQEEISWEENKRQVGRTLELMVAEGEGRKDDVTQRLSGRAPDSRLVHFTRPQEPVRPGDVVTVEVTYAAPHHLLAEGGPLAVRRTRAGDAWERRTTAPDPAPQEGQGVMLGLPTVGVPAPLPAATGGCGTH, from the coding sequence ATGAGCAGCAGCGACCGGAGCCAGGCAGTGGGTGTCAAGGGTACATACGAGGTGCGCACCTTCGGGTGCCAGATGAACGTCCACGACTCCGAGCGGATGGCGGGTCTGCTGGAGAACGCCGGATATGTGCCGGCGCCCAAGGGCGCCGAGGCCGCCGACGTCGTCGTCTTCAACACCTGCGCCGTCCGGGAGAACGCCGACAACCGCCTCTACGGCAATCTCGGCCAGCTCGCGCCCAAGAAGGCCGCGCGCCCCGGCATGCAGATCGCGGTCGGCGGCTGCCTCGCCCAGAAGGACCGCGACACCATCGTGAAGAAGGCCCCTTGGGTCGACGTGGTCTTCGGCACCCACAACGTCGGCAAACTCCCCGTCCTCCTGGAGCGCGCCCGCGTCCAGGAAGAGGCGCAGGTCGAGATCGCCGACTCCCTGGAGGCGTTCCCCTCGACGCTGCCCACCCGCCGCGAGAGTGCCTACGCGGCCTGGGTCTCCGTCTCCGTGGGCTGCAACAACACCTGTACGTTCTGCATCGTTCCGCAGCTGCGCGGCAAGGAGAAGGACCGCAGGCCCGGCGACATCCTCGCCGAGATCGAGGCCTTGGTCGACGAGGGCGTCAGCGAGATCACCCTGCTCGGCCAGAACGTCAACGCCTACGGCTCCGACATCGGCGACAGCGAGGCGTTCAGCAAGCTGCTGCGCGCCTGCGGCCGTATCGAGGGGCTGGAGAGGGTGCGCTTCACCTCTCCGCACCCCCGCGACTTCACCGACGACGTGATCGCCGCCATGGCCGAGACGCCCAACGTGATGCCGCAGCTGCACATGCCGCTCCAGTCCGGCTCCTCCCGCGTCCTGAAGGCCATGCGCCGCTCCTACCGCCAGGAGCGCTACCTCGGGATCATCGAGAAGGTCCGCGCCGCCATCCCCGAGGCCGCGCTCTCGACCGACATCATCGTGGGCTTCCCCGGTGAGACCGAGGCGGACTTCGAGGAGACGCTGCACGTCGTACGGGAGGCCCGCTTCGCGCAGGCGTTCACCTTCCAGTACAGCAAGCGCCCCGGGACGCCCGCCGCCGAGATGGACGGGCAGATCCCCAAGGCGGTCGTCCAGGAGCGCTACGAGCGCCTTGTCGCGCTCCAGGAGGAGATCTCCTGGGAGGAGAACAAGCGCCAGGTGGGCCGCACCCTGGAGCTGATGGTCGCCGAGGGTGAGGGCCGCAAGGACGACGTCACCCAGCGCCTGTCCGGCCGCGCCCCGGACAGCCGGCTGGTGCACTTCACCCGGCCGCAGGAGCCGGTACGCCCCGGCGACGTCGTCACCGTCGAGGTCACCTACGCCGCACCCCACCACCTGCTCGCCGAGGGCGGCCCGCTCGCGGTGCGCCGCACCCGCGCGGGAGACGCCTGGGAGCGCCGCACCACGGCCCCCGATCCCGCTCCCCAGGAGGGCCAGGGCGTGATGCTCGGGCTGCCCACGGTCGGCGTGCCCGCGCCGCTGCCCGCCGCGACCGGCGGCTGCGGCACACACTGA